Proteins from one Prevotella sp. E2-28 genomic window:
- a CDS encoding ABC transporter permease — MKQFIAFVIKETKHILRDKRTMLILFGMPVVMMLLFGFAITTDVKNVRTVVVTSEMSPRTQQAVERLAQSEYFVITQTVNTPREAEQLIRSQKADMALVFVQNRGMQIMVDGSDPNMAQQWTTYALQTIAAPNSQLSIINSQLLYNPQMKSAYNFVPAIMGMLLMLICAMMTSISIVREKEKGTMEVLLVSPVRPLMVIIAKAVPYLILAFGILITILLMARFVLGVPLAGSLFWILAVSTLYILLALSLGLLISNVAQTQLVALLLSAMVLLMPVVMLSGMLFPVESMPTILQWISAIVPPRYYIETMRKLMIMGVGIGEVAHEVAVLAVMTVVLLAIALKKFKQRLE; from the coding sequence ATGAAACAGTTTATAGCATTTGTAATCAAGGAAACCAAGCATATTCTGCGCGACAAGCGTACGATGCTGATACTCTTCGGCATGCCTGTGGTGATGATGCTGCTCTTCGGCTTTGCCATCACCACCGATGTGAAGAATGTGCGCACGGTGGTAGTCACGTCAGAGATGTCGCCCCGTACGCAGCAGGCCGTAGAACGACTGGCACAATCGGAATATTTTGTCATCACGCAGACAGTGAACACCCCACGGGAAGCCGAACAACTCATCCGCAGTCAGAAGGCCGATATGGCGCTGGTGTTTGTACAGAATCGTGGCATGCAGATCATGGTTGATGGTAGCGATCCTAATATGGCACAGCAATGGACTACCTATGCTCTGCAAACCATAGCTGCACCTAATTCTCAATTGTCAATTATCAATTCTCAACTGTTATACAACCCTCAGATGAAGTCGGCTTATAATTTCGTGCCTGCCATCATGGGTATGTTGTTGATGCTCATCTGTGCCATGATGACCTCGATTTCGATTGTCCGTGAGAAAGAGAAAGGTACGATGGAGGTGCTGTTGGTATCACCCGTGCGCCCCTTGATGGTAATCATCGCTAAGGCAGTGCCTTATCTGATACTGGCCTTTGGCATCCTCATCACCATCTTGTTGATGGCACGTTTCGTGTTGGGAGTACCGCTAGCTGGTTCGCTGTTCTGGATTCTGGCTGTGAGTACCCTCTATATTCTGCTGGCGCTCTCGCTGGGACTGCTCATTTCCAACGTGGCACAGACGCAACTTGTGGCCCTGCTGCTGTCAGCTATGGTGCTGTTGATGCCTGTGGTGATGCTGTCGGGCATGCTGTTTCCTGTTGAATCGATGCCAACTATCCTGCAATGGATATCGGCTATCGTGCCGCCACGCTATTATATCGAGACTATGCGCAAGTTGATGATTATGGGCGTGGGCATTGGCGAAGTGGCTCACGAGGTAGCTGTGCTGGCAGTTATGACGGTGGTGCTGCTCGCCATTGCGCTGAAGAAGTTCAAGCAGCGCCTGGAGTGA
- a CDS encoding ATP-binding cassette domain-containing protein, translating into MNAIEVKNISKSYGKVQALSDVSFAVGQGEVFGLIGPDGAGKTSMFRILCSLLLPDAGTAAVDGYDVVKQMREVRSRVGYMPGKFSLYQDLTIEENLNFFATLFGTTVDEGYDSIKAIYSQIERFKDRKAGALSGGMKQKLALSCALVHQPSVLFLDEPTTGVDPVSRKELWEMLLLLKERGIAILASTPYLDEVRCCERVAFLDQGKVRGIGTPDDILTQFASIFNPSGIDKSEELRVKSEELENVIEVEHLVKAFGDFHAVDDISFSVKRGEIFGFLGANGAGKTTAMHMLTGLNQPTSGTGRVVGFDIRTEYEQIKKHIGYMSQRFSLYEDLTVAENIRLFAGIYGMKPDEVKRKMDEVLRQLKFEDHRDDLVGSLPLGWKQKLAFSVSIFHDPGVVFLDEPTGGVDPATRRQFWELIYDAAHRGITVFVTTHYMDEAEYCDRISIMVDGKISALGTPDELKQRFHQPDMDHVFTYLARQATRSND; encoded by the coding sequence ATGAACGCAATAGAGGTAAAGAACATCAGTAAATCGTACGGCAAGGTACAGGCACTCAGCGATGTGTCGTTTGCTGTCGGCCAGGGCGAGGTGTTCGGACTGATTGGCCCTGATGGTGCCGGCAAGACATCGATGTTTCGCATTCTCTGTTCGCTATTACTGCCCGATGCAGGTACGGCGGCAGTAGATGGCTACGACGTGGTGAAGCAGATGCGTGAGGTGCGTAGTAGGGTTGGCTATATGCCAGGCAAGTTCTCGCTCTATCAGGATCTCACTATCGAGGAGAACTTGAACTTCTTTGCCACGCTTTTCGGCACCACTGTTGACGAAGGCTACGACTCCATCAAAGCCATCTACTCGCAGATAGAACGCTTCAAAGACCGTAAGGCAGGGGCTCTTTCGGGAGGTATGAAGCAGAAGCTGGCGCTCTCGTGTGCATTGGTACACCAGCCGAGTGTACTCTTCCTCGACGAGCCCACCACGGGTGTCGATCCAGTGAGCCGCAAGGAGTTATGGGAGATGCTGCTCTTGTTGAAGGAACGGGGAATAGCTATCTTGGCTTCAACGCCTTATCTTGATGAAGTGCGCTGCTGTGAGCGTGTCGCTTTTCTGGATCAGGGTAAGGTGCGCGGCATCGGTACTCCCGATGATATTCTCACCCAGTTTGCCAGTATCTTCAATCCGTCAGGCATCGATAAAAGTGAAGAGTTAAGAGTGAAGAGTGAAGAGTTGGAAAATGTCATCGAGGTGGAACACTTGGTTAAAGCCTTTGGTGATTTCCATGCCGTCGACGATATTTCATTCAGCGTTAAGAGGGGCGAGATATTCGGATTCCTGGGTGCCAACGGTGCCGGCAAGACGACGGCTATGCACATGCTGACAGGCCTGAACCAGCCCACCAGCGGAACGGGTAGGGTGGTAGGCTTTGACATCCGCACGGAATATGAGCAGATAAAGAAGCATATCGGTTATATGTCGCAGCGGTTCTCGCTCTACGAAGACTTGACTGTTGCCGAGAATATTCGTCTCTTTGCTGGTATCTACGGCATGAAACCCGACGAGGTGAAGCGTAAGATGGACGAGGTGCTGCGGCAGTTGAAGTTTGAAGACCATCGCGATGACTTGGTGGGTTCGTTGCCCTTAGGTTGGAAGCAGAAGTTGGCCTTCTCAGTCTCGATATTCCACGACCCGGGTGTGGTGTTCCTTGACGAACCCACAGGTGGTGTCGATCCCGCTACACGTCGCCAGTTCTGGGAGCTCATCTACGACGCAGCCCATCGTGGCATCACGGTCTTTGTGACCACCCATTATATGGACGAGGCGGAGTATTGTGACCGCATCTCAATCATGGTGGACGGCAAGATCAGTGCACTGGGTACACCAGACGAACTGAAACAACGTTTCCACCAACCCGATATGGATCACGTGTTTACCTATCTGGCCCGCCAGGCCACTCGTTCAAACGATTAA